One genomic window of Mucilaginibacter sp. SJ includes the following:
- a CDS encoding sensor histidine kinase: MIRSLIRYCFIPLSFCCISLSAYAQDFKTLTTELNKTKQDTNRAVALIKLGRYFKDKPVWDPKNLDTARSYFNAAITLSQAIGSADFLHHALFEKALTFIIQEDFKNADSLFNQITGYYHKTGDYLKEAEYWTLYGNNLSFNDKRLLSTRSKCYEKAYALYKKGTDRLKIADALGKIADADLNEGRFDKAEKELLSVIQEYKAIKFIRIYYGYYLLAEVYSRKDQLQKELLTRIECINSCDADVHRSDYDASFFNIAVALSYRKNNKDSVALPYFIKGAELALKIRNQNYYYSAIDGAIGCCITLKKYHTALAYLNNTPKKFPGPTLKEQSKYIARKMQLYNFLKRNVEAEKQVPAFRKVFEKLYGTLNDDPLFYAVDKFVENYDPLPQHFIQTKQWAKLSDELKYLQTLPSKRLLTPSRIIISGYKYKVDSAGGNFDTALKEFQYMRRMQDSLTNAATVKQINELEANYNSIKKDKTIHALNNNAQIQKDKLEKANRQRNITLAAVLISVVFAVIIYIAYRAKQRSNVRLQAKQQEIDRQNHKLSALLSEKEKLLTDKDGLLKRQEDLITEKEWLLREVHHRVKNNLQIVMSLLYTQSAYLQNTDAIEAIQDSRNRVQAISIIHQKLYNKSNVATIIMADYINDLARYLNTCYDCNRRRIKFREELDVVNLDISQAVPMGLILNEAITNSIKYAFDQEGGEIFIKARLSSKDTVTLSVTDNGKGLPPDFKLSETSSLGMEMMKALSKQLGGSFDIKSERGVIMTIQFKIENSSAVIPGSEDSLL, translated from the coding sequence TCAATGCGGCAATAACATTAAGCCAGGCAATCGGATCGGCCGATTTTTTGCACCACGCGTTATTTGAAAAAGCACTCACTTTTATTATACAGGAAGATTTTAAAAATGCTGATTCGCTATTTAATCAAATAACCGGCTATTACCATAAAACCGGTGACTATTTAAAGGAAGCTGAATACTGGACACTGTATGGAAACAACCTGTCATTTAATGATAAGCGTCTGCTTTCCACCCGTTCAAAATGTTATGAAAAGGCGTATGCGCTTTATAAAAAAGGAACGGACCGCCTTAAGATAGCTGATGCGCTTGGCAAAATTGCGGATGCCGACCTTAACGAGGGGCGGTTTGATAAGGCGGAAAAAGAGCTGTTAAGCGTAATACAGGAGTATAAGGCTATAAAATTTATAAGGATCTATTACGGTTATTACCTTTTGGCCGAAGTATACTCACGTAAAGATCAGCTTCAAAAAGAATTGCTTACCCGTATTGAATGCATAAACAGTTGCGATGCCGACGTGCATAGAAGCGACTATGATGCCTCTTTTTTTAATATTGCGGTAGCACTATCGTACAGGAAGAACAACAAGGACAGTGTAGCATTACCATATTTTATAAAAGGAGCCGAATTAGCGCTTAAAATAAGAAATCAGAATTACTATTACAGTGCTATTGACGGGGCTATCGGTTGTTGTATAACATTAAAAAAATATCACACTGCCCTTGCTTATTTAAATAATACGCCGAAAAAATTTCCGGGCCCAACCCTCAAAGAACAAAGCAAGTATATAGCAAGAAAAATGCAGCTGTACAATTTCCTTAAACGGAATGTGGAGGCAGAAAAACAGGTGCCGGCATTTAGAAAGGTGTTTGAGAAGTTATATGGTACCCTTAACGATGATCCGCTGTTTTATGCGGTAGACAAGTTTGTTGAAAATTATGACCCGCTTCCTCAACATTTTATCCAAACAAAACAATGGGCAAAATTATCAGATGAGTTAAAGTATCTCCAAACGCTTCCCTCAAAAAGATTATTAACCCCTTCCCGGATAATTATTTCCGGATATAAGTATAAAGTTGATTCGGCAGGCGGGAATTTTGATACCGCGTTAAAGGAATTTCAATATATGAGGCGCATGCAGGATTCGCTCACCAATGCCGCCACGGTTAAACAAATTAACGAATTAGAGGCCAATTATAATTCGATTAAAAAAGACAAAACCATTCACGCGCTTAATAATAATGCCCAGATACAAAAAGATAAGCTGGAAAAAGCTAACCGGCAAAGAAATATTACGCTTGCCGCAGTACTTATTTCTGTAGTATTTGCAGTTATAATATATATTGCCTATCGCGCCAAACAACGCAGCAATGTACGTTTGCAAGCCAAGCAGCAAGAGATTGACAGGCAAAATCATAAATTATCGGCCTTGCTTTCAGAAAAGGAAAAACTGCTTACCGATAAGGATGGTTTATTGAAAAGGCAAGAGGACCTGATCACTGAAAAAGAATGGCTGCTCCGGGAGGTACATCACCGGGTTAAGAACAACCTGCAAATAGTGATGAGCTTGTTGTATACACAATCGGCTTATCTGCAAAATACCGATGCAATTGAGGCTATACAGGACAGTCGGAACAGGGTACAGGCCATTTCTATTATACATCAAAAGCTCTATAATAAAAGTAATGTTGCCACTATTATAATGGCCGATTATATTAATGACCTGGCACGGTACCTTAATACCTGCTATGATTGTAACCGACGAAGAATTAAATTCAGGGAGGAACTGGATGTCGTAAACCTGGATATATCACAGGCCGTGCCAATGGGACTCATATTGAACGAAGCCATTACCAACAGTATTAAATATGCATTTGATCAGGAGGGCGGGGAGATTTTTATTAAAGCGCGGTTGTCATCTAAAGATACAGTTACACTAAGCGTTACAGACAATGGCAAGGGTCTGCCTCCCGATTTCAAACTGTCTGAGACATCCTCCCTGGGCATGGAAATGATGAAAGCCCTTAGTAAACAGTTGGGGGGCAGTTTTGATATAAAAAGCGAACGCGGGGTAATTATGACTATACAGTTCAAAATCGAAAATTCCTCTGCTGTAATACCTGGCAGTGAGGATTCGCTATTGTGA
- a CDS encoding cupin domain-containing protein: MKKISLTLLAFCAALGVNAQAKKDPKCANVNVTQYEPEVIFKRIITTPQIKSQEVKMVIVRFAPGEISGAHRHPIPTIAYVLQGSISSTFNGKTHIYKQGEAFWEDPNGLHAESKNMSKTEEAKLLVYFIGPKELPFITAAK; encoded by the coding sequence ATGAAAAAAATAAGTTTAACCTTGTTGGCGTTTTGTGCTGCTTTAGGTGTCAATGCCCAGGCAAAAAAGGACCCCAAGTGTGCAAATGTGAATGTTACACAGTATGAACCTGAAGTTATTTTTAAAAGGATCATTACCACGCCGCAAATTAAAAGCCAGGAAGTTAAAATGGTCATCGTGCGGTTTGCACCCGGTGAAATATCCGGGGCCCACAGGCACCCGATCCCTACTATCGCTTATGTATTACAAGGAAGCATCTCTTCAACATTTAACGGTAAAACTCATATTTATAAACAGGGTGAGGCGTTTTGGGAAGACCCTAATGGTTTGCACGCTGAAAGCAAGAACATGAGCAAAACCGAAGAGGCTAAATTGCTGGTTTATTTCATCGGCCCTAAAGAATTACCGTTTATAACCGCTGCAAAATAA